The DNA region TCAGAGTTTGCGGAGTGGAAATGGGCAAAACCGGAAGAAGTGGTAGAACAAGCAGTGGATTACAAAAGGCCAACCTACGAAGAAGTCATCAAGACTTTTGGTTCCTTCTTGAACGATACAGGAAGAGCTGCTAAATGTAAATCAGCCAAgtggtaatatatataagaaacacaacatcaatgtttgtctttttataatttttgtaaacggttgtttttatctttttttggtgGGGTTCTTTTTAGTAGAACCCTTTTTGGAATGCAAAAGCTTTCTCTAGGggtttcttttacttttcattCTTGTAAATTGGTTGGTTATTGGTACTagaaggttttggttttatctttttttaacatGGGGTCATTgtaataaaatctttgtttgGATTCATAGAGAAATGAGTTGTGTATGTGTTTATATAAATTTNaattttgaaaaaaaaaaaaaaaaaaaagtgtttataTAAAGTGTAAAGAGAATtctaatgtttttaaattttgttgtaGTTACTAGTTAGCACCATGAATATAAAGCTCTTTGTTTGGAATCTAATTAGTGTAAAGAAAAATGCTAAAggtttaacaaaacaaaagtgggAAGTAAATTAACAACCAAAGGTCCAAAACATTCTgagttacaaaacaaatattccAATACACAACAAAGGAGATAAAACTTCAACAAAACCAATTCCACTTAAACAAATTCTTTAAAAAGCTAAACTAAAGAGAAAGACAGAGATGTAAATGATAAATAATGGTTCACCAGATTAGTATGAATTCACTGGCAAAGCTGCTCAACAGCGGTCACGATCTGAGCTGGTTGAACCACGGTCCACTCCTCTAATGTACCAGCGTAAGGTGTAGGAACGTCCTGAGAAGACAAACACATTACCGGAGCGTCTAAGTAGTCATGAAAGTTCTCGTTGATGGCAGCTGTAAGACTTGCCCCAATCCCGCCGGTTCTCATACACTCCTCCACGATCAAAACCCGGTGTGTTTTCTTTACTGAGTTTCCGATCGTGTGGAGGTCGAATGGTTTTAGCGACCTGATGTCGATAACCTCAGGGTCATACCCTTTGTTCACCAGAGTTTTTGCTGCCTGCATCACATGGTACCTCATCCGCGAGTAAGTGAGGATGGTGATGTGTTCCCCTGGTCTGACCATCTCAGCTTCTTCAAGGTTACAGATGTAGTCTTCGTCNNNNNNNNNNNNNNNNNNNNNNNNNNNNNNNNNNNNNNNNNNNNNNNNNNNNNNNNNNNNNNNNNNNNNNNNNNNNNNNNNNNNNNNNNNNNNNNNNNNNNNNNNNNNNNNNNNNNNNNNNNNNNNNNNNNNNNNNNNNNNNNNNNNNNNNNNNNNNNNNNNNNNNNNNNNNNNNNNNNNNNNNNNNNNNNNNNNNNNNNNNNNNNNNNNNNNNNNNNNNNNNNNNNNNNNNNNNNNNNNNNNNNNNNNNNNNNNNNNNNNNNNNNNNNNNNNNNNNNNNNNNNNNNNNNNNNNNNNNNNNNNNNNNNNNNNNNNNNNNNNNNNNNNNNNNNNNNNNNNNNNNNNNNNNNNNNNNNNNNNNNNNNNNNNNNNNNNNNNNNNNNNNNNNNNNNNNNNNNNNNNNNNNNNNNNNNNNNNNNNNNNNNNNNNNNNNNNNNNNNNNNNNNNNNNNNNNNNNNNNNNNNNNNNNNNNNNNNNNNNNNNNNNNNNNNNNNNNNNNNNNNNNNNNNNNNNNNNNNNNNNNNNNNNNNNNNNNNNNNNNNNNNNNNNNNNNNNNNNNNNNNNNNNNNNNNNNNNNNNNNNNNNNNNNNNNNNNNNNNNNNNNNNNNNNNNNNNNNNNNNNNNNNNNNNNNNNNNNNNNNNNNNNNNNNNNNNNNNNNNNNNNNNNNNNNNNNNNNNNNNNNNNNNNNNNNNNNNNNNNNNNNNNNNNNNNNNNNNNNNNNNNNNNNNNNNNNNNNNNNNNNNNNNNNNNNNNNNNNNNNNNNNNNNNNNNNNNNNNNNNNNNNNNNNNNNNNNNNNNNNNNNNNNNNNNNNNNNNNNNNNNNNNNNNNNNNNNNNNNNNNNNNNNNNNNNNNNNNNNNNNNNNNNNNNNNNNNNNNNNNNNNNNNNNNNNNNNNNNNNNNNNNNNNNNNNNNNNNNNNNNNNNNNNNNNNNNNNNNNNNNNNNNNNNNNNNNNNNNNNNNNNNNNNNNNNNNNNNNNNNNNNNNNNNNNNNNNNNNNNNNNNNNNNNNNNNNNNNNNNNNNNNNNNNNNNNNNNNNNNNNNNNNNNNNNNNNNNNNNNNNNNNNNNNNNNNNNNNNNNNNNNNNNNNNNNNNNNNNNNNNNNNNNNNNNNNNNNNNNNNNNNNNNNNNNNNNNNNNNNNNNNNNNNNNNNNNNNNNNNNNNNNNNNNNNNNNNNNNNNNNNNNNNNNNNNNNNNNNNNNNNNNNNNNNNNNNNNNNNNNNNNNNNNNNNNNNNNNNNNNNNNNNNNNNNNNNNNNNNNNNNNNNNNNNNNNNNNNNNNNNNNNNNNNNNNNNNNNNNNNNNNNNNNNNNNNNNNNNNNNNNNNNNNNNNNNNNNNNNNNNNNNNNNNNNNNNNNNNNNNNNNNNNNNNNNNNNNNNNNNNNNNNNNNNNNNNNNNNNNNNNNNNNNNNNNNNNNNNNNNNNNNNNNNNNNNNNNNNNNNNNNNNNNNNNNNNNNNNNNNNNNNNNNNNNNNNNNNNNNNNNNNNNNNNNNNNNNNNNNNNNNNNNNNNNNNNNNNNNNNNNNNNNNNNNNNNNNNNNNNNNNNNNNNNNNNNNNNNNNNNNNNNNNNNNNNNNNNNNNNNNNNNNNNNNNCCGGTTCTCATACACTCCTCCACGATCAAAACCCGGTGTGTTTTCTTTACTGAGTTTCCGATCGTGTGGAGGTCGAATGGTTTTAGCGACCTGATGTCGATAACCTCAGGGTCATACCCTTTGTTCACCAGAGTTTTTGCTGCCTGCATCACATGGTACCTCATCCGCGAGTAAGTGAGGATGGTAATGTGTTCCCCTGGTCTGACCATCTCAGCTTCTTCAAGGTTACAGATGTAGTCTTCGTCTGGGATTTTCTCCTTGAGATTGTAAAGCAGAACGTGTTCGAAAAGAATCACAGGGTTCTCGCTTCTTATGGCGGCTTTCATCAAGCCTTTGGCATTGTAGGGAGTCGAGCAAGCAACCATCTGGATCCCAGGGATGGACTGGAAGTAAGATTCTAACCGCTGTGAATGCTCAGCACCAAGCTGGCGTCCCACTCCACCAGGACCACGGATGACAACGGGAATCGTGAACTGACCACCAGAAGTGTAGTGAAGCATTCCACAGTTGTTGGAGATTTGGTTGAAGGCGAGGAGGAGGAAACCCATGTTCATACCTTCAATGACAGGTCTTAGACCAGTCATGGCGGCTCCAATGGCCATACCTGTGAATGCATTTTCACAAATAGGAGTATCGAGAACCCTGAGGTCGCCAAATTTATCAGCAAGACCTTTGGTTACCTTGTAGGAGCCTCCGTAATGGCCTACATCTTCACCCATAACACATACATTTGCATCTCTGTCCATCTCCTCTTCCAAACCTTCCTGAAGAGCCTCGAAAAGCAATAGTTCATGTCTGCAAGTTCAGATATATGCAAAAACATCCGTTATACTCGTGTTGTGACTTAGAGGACATCAACATGACAATGACATTGATTGAATATGGCATGGAAATGTCTCTGTGAGTTGTGACAATGGATACATCTTTTTTGTCAAATGACACTGGATACATCATGGATTGCTTTATGTGAATATAGAAACAAGACAGATCCCAAACGGAAACAATAGctatagaaaataaaagagcaCATAATTGATGGAAAGTATATCATGAATTGTGAATGTAAGCCAAGCCAATTGCAgaatatgtttaatgtttttttttgggaaagcTGAAATGTTCTGGGGAGATTAGCATGAGTTCACGTTTATGGTTCACACCCTAACAATTTTAGCATGATAACGACAACTAAAAGATTCAATAGGAAGATTAGGAAGCAAAGAAATGCAACACATTCAGCTTTTGATATCAACCATCGATTTAAAAATTAACGTTTCTATATGTCTTAAAGGTAGAACTGGCCAAGATTCTAAATCATCACAATCAATAGcacatagttaaaaaaaatttcttgacTCTAACCAACTTTGAATCCCAACACCAAGTAAGAAAAACTATAGGAACAGTCTAAATAATTCACAAGTATtggaaaatatatgttttcaaacaaacaaGGCAGAGAGGCAAGGGAAACCAAAGGCATTATCTAATCAGAGAATTGTACTCCTAGCAGTAGTAGTAACTAAATCCTTCAATCAGCTCAAAAATTTgagtaaaaatcaaaacccaattTGCAAagcattaattaaaaatgtgaagaacaaaaagaaaaaaacaaacccagTGCTCGCAGATGTGTCCGCCTCCTTCTTCGTctacaaaaaaagagaacaaaagaaacCCAGAAATCCTCATTATTACANNNNNNNNNNNNNNNNNNNNNNNNNNNNNNNNNNNNNNNNNNNNNNNNNNNNNNNNNNNNNNNNNNNNNNNNNNNNNNNNNNNNNNNNNNNNNNNNNNNNNNNNNNNNNNNNNNNNNNNNNNNNNNNNNNNNNNNNNNNNNNNNNNNNNNNNNNNNNNNNNNNNNNNNNNNNNNNNNNNNNNNNNNNNNNNNNNNNNNNNNNNNNNNNNNNNNNNNNNNNNNNNNNNNNNNNNNNNNNNNNNNNNNNNNNNNNNNNNNNNNNNNNNNNNNNNNNNNNNNNNNNNNNNNNNNNNNNNNNNNNNNNNNNNNNNNNNNNNNNNNNNNNNNNNNNNNNNNNNNNNNNNNNNNNNNNNNNNNNNNNNNNNNNNNNNNNNNNNNNNNNNNNNNNNNNNNNNNNNNNNNNNNNNNNNNNNNNNNNNNNNNNNNNNNNNNNNNNNNNNNNNNNNNNNNNNNNNNNNNNNNNNNNNNNNNNNNNNNNNNNNNNNNNNNNNNNNNNNNNNNNNNNNNNNNNNNNNNNNNNNNNNNNNNNNNNNNNNNNNNNNNNNNNNNNNNNNNNNNNNNNNNNNNNNNNNNNNNNNNNNNNNNNNNNNNNNNNNNNNNNNNNNNNNNNNNNNNNNNNNNNNNNNNNNNNNNNNNNNNNNNNNNaaaaaaaaaaaaaaaaaaaaaaagacaattcaGAGAAATGTAGATCGAACCTGAAAGATTTGTGAGTTTCTTGGAATCGACGGGATTAAACGTAGATAACGCCGTAGCAGCTCCAGGTCCATGAATGATCgaagacattttattttttattttgcacaattctttttgatttaaaaaaaaaaaactatacaaagtGTGTTTGTTTATAAACAGCAGAGATGGCGATACCAAACACTGACCCGACGGAGAAATCGAAGaattagaacaaaataaagGGTTGTGAAATCGAattgcttttgattttgatatttaaaaaaaataaattcgaattattattattttgtgcaATCAAATCCACATGTTTACATTGTTTTCATCGCCTGATCTTATGTAACATCTCTATTGTAGAATAACCAATACAAAAATGACGCGTGTGTGATATACGAATGTTGTGACACGTGTATGTATTTAGTTTGAGGATCATTATAGTACTCGATGAACAAGCTTGCAGAGTAATAATACTTGGTTTGCTGAACCACCCCAGACCAACCCGAATTTTACACACTACAAAGCTTTCAGATTTCGTGTAAGAGACGGCGGTGGGCCTCATATATGAATCGGCCCAATAGCAATACAGTTTCATTAGTAGTAACACTTAATGACTTAAATTCACAAAACCACCCCGTCACATATCCTAGGATGACATTCAGATATTTTATTACTAGGTTTGTTATATGTAGTGGTGGTACATAGGCAAACCAGCTTCGTAAAGAGGTTGCAACCAAATAGGTAATACATATTCGGTACTTAGAGAGCATAAAAGAGTAACATGGATAGCTAGTTTTATAGCTGCATACATATATATCGGTCGTTGcattcaactatttttttttgacacttTTAATTGAGGTCAGTGACCAGATCCGGAAACCATTTGGGGTGGTAGGGGAGACCTACATCTGGCAAAAATTATTGGACAGTTGAAAGGGTTCTTGTGTGGCCGGTAATGCCGAAAACGAAAACCCTTCGGAATAGTTATGGCCTTGACGACCGTCACTTGATCAACATGATTTGTCTCTATATCCATTTGAAAACTAGCAACTAAACtgtttaatgaaataaaaaccaGTCAAATATAAATTAGTTCCTATAAATAAAGAcgtattaaatattaatatgattAATCAGTATAAAATGAAATTGGATTAGAGTTAAATCATTCGAATGCAGTTCAAAAATATATGCGGTTTTTGTATCGTCCACGCAATACCCAACATTTAAtaagaaccaaaataataataaaaacttttttttgataattgaaAAGGCTTCTTCTCTTTGGTCTATCTATCTTCATCTCTCAGACATTGAAAAAGATATGGAATTGCTTTATCTCCTCTGTTCGATCCTCTACTCCTCACTCACTTCCTTCgtactctctcttctcctcccATTTCGCTTCCTTCTGCACCGTCTCTTCCCCTCACGCTTCCCCGTAGATCCCAATGTCTCTTTCTACCAAGGTACCGTTTGGCATGACCGTCTCCGTCCTGTACGCCACTCGTTCCGTTACTCTGTTCGTTACGCTCTCTTCGACCTCGATGAAGCTACTACCACTCCGTCGGATCATCTCTCCGCCGATGAAGCTCGCCGTGTTTCTCTCACCACCGGGCCTATGtaagtttcaaatttattgaTACCTCCGAAATCGAAATTGTTTTGATTAAATTGCCCAAAATTTCACAAAAGGATTAACCAAAAGcgaatgaaaaaaaatctcattttcagAAAGACACTGTTTGGGTTTttaatttcagttttgttttttaaggtTTGGTGTTTTGGTCTGAAACACTCTTGTTGTGTATTGTATTGTAACCAAACTGTGGATCAAATAGATAATGTTGGATGAATCTGTAATTTTGTATGCAGCTATCTGTTGACAATACCACCAAGCGTTGGGTATGAACAAAACCCATTGAGTTTGTATTACTGCTACGACTTGGATGGATCAAGTAAACGCTTGACTAAATGCATTGCTCAGGTACATTTATAGATAATAGATATATGTTTTGTCTCCTCTGTTTCGTGATTTGTCTCTCATTTTCTCACTCTTGTCTGATACACCCATTCTGTGATAGCTGACATATCTATAATAGAACACTATTGTGTGTTGATACATGTTAtgaactaatatatatatatatatatgatctatgGTGATGGTACCTAATCTCAATATGGGATGAACTATCTTCACTGTTTCAGAGATCTGACTAATGTGTTCAAATATGTTTATGAAAGAAGAGAATGTGTAATCACTTACTTGTTGTATTGGCTTTATGGTGTTACTGTCTCTCTATTGATATGATTTAGAGGGTTTCTGTAGGTTACAAATACGCCATGGGGGGAACGAGTGACATTTGTATTCGAACCTGAATCTGACTTGGTTGCTAAATCATTACAAGTCAGTCCTTTCATGGTATGTTGTTTCTCTTATTATATTGTTGTCGTCTTTAATCATCAGTTTGAGTGATTGATCAAACGGTTCTTAAAAGTGAAGTTACATAACCTTTTCAGGATATGCTTGGGAACTGGAAAATTAGAGCTAATGAACCTGGAGAGGAGTTATCTGTCTCCATTGAATCGAAGCATCCTCATCTTGGTAACTATTTCTCTGCGACATTAAAGGCGAAAAGAATACCGACAACACTAGTGTCTGATCCTGCAGTTTTCTTCTGGTTGATGCCTCATAAGGTTGCGATATGGATTTATTGGCATGTAAGTGAACATATACTCAAAATCTTGAAGCACATATATTCAAAACGTTGGTCAACTTGACTGCTCGAGTTTCACATGTGTTACTTTCGTTGTTTTTAAGGCACTTAAACTGTGGTGGAAGAATGTACCTTTTATCCAACACCCGAGATACACGAACCCATCATACAGAGAGGAATCAGAGAAACGTGATCAAGAACTTCCTTGCCGCGGGTTAGATGGGTTAAATGCGGACgcttgtagtagtagtagtagttttgGAGGATGCCGCTTTGCGTGGCGAGATGCTAATTGGCCTTGGTCATgaatacatacatacattcTTTAAGGTACTTGATAAAACACACCATCCTTTTCATTTGCctagtttgtgtgttttctcttttc from Camelina sativa cultivar DH55 chromosome 3, Cs, whole genome shotgun sequence includes:
- the LOC104777039 gene encoding uncharacterized protein LOC104777039, translating into MELLYLLCSILYSSLTSFVLSLLLPFRFLLHRLFPSRFPVDPNVSFYQGTVWHDRLRPVRHSFRYSVRYALFDLDEATTTPSDHLSADEARRVSLTTGPIYLLTIPPSVGYEQNPLSLYYCYDLDGSSKRLTKCIAQVTNTPWGERVTFVFEPESDLVAKSLQVSPFMDMLGNWKIRANEPGEELSVSIESKHPHLGNYFSATLKAKRIPTTLVSDPAVFFWLMPHKVAIWIYWHALKLWWKNVPFIQHPRYTNPSYREESEKRDQELPCRGLDGLNADACSSSSSFGGCRFAWRDANWPWS
- the LOC104777038 gene encoding pyruvate dehydrogenase E1 component subunit beta-2, chloroplastic (The sequence of the model RefSeq protein was modified relative to this genomic sequence to represent the inferred CDS: added 116 bases not found in genome assembly), with the translated sequence MSSIIHGPGAATALSTFNPVDSKKLTNLSVRSQRYIVAGSDASKKKSFGSSLTVRHSQKLIPNAAAVATKKEADTSASTGHELLLFEALQEGLEEEMDRDANVCVMGEDVGHYGGSYKVTKGLADKFGDLRVLDTPICENAFTGMAIGAAMTGLRPVIEGMNMGFLLLAFNQISNNCGMLHYTSGGQFTIPVVIRGPGGVGRQLGAEHSQRLESYFQSIPGIQMVACSTPYNAKGLMKAAIRSENPVILFEHVLLYNLKEKIPDEDYICNLEEAEMVRPGEHITILTYSRMRYHVMQAAKTLVNKGYDPEVIDIRSLKPFDLHTIGNSVKKTHRVLIVEECMRTGGIGASLTAAINENFHDYLDAPVMCLSSQDVPTPYAGTLEEWTVVQPAQIVTAVEQLCQ